The DNA sequence CAAGGATCCGGTGACGATCGCCCGCATGCGGGGCAAGACGCTCGAGGAACTGTCGGGCCGTCCGGCGGCCGCCGCGGCACCGGCACCCGCAGCACCGGTTGCGCCGCCGACCGAGGCCTAGACCCGGCACGGCAAGTGAGGATCGCTCATGGGTGAGAAGACAACCGCCGCTCGCAAGACGCTGAAGGTGACGCAGGTGCGCTCCACCATCGGCTTCAACAGGAAGCAGGGTGACGTGGTCCGCAGCCTCGGGCTCCGCCGAATCCGCCACACGATCGAAGTGGCCGACACGCCGGAGGTTCGGGGCATGTTGCAGAAGGTGCGGCACCTGGTGGAAGTGGTATAGCGAGGACAGAAGCGAGAGGCGAGAATCGAGAACCGAGAAGACAGTGGGGGCGGCCCTGGCAGTTCTTGGGTTTCAGTTCTCAGTTCTCACTTCTCGACCCTCAATTCTCGGGATGACTGATATGGATCTCAGCAATCTCAAACCGCCAAAGGGCGCCAAGCACTCGAAGAAGCGCATCGGACGCGGCCAGGGCTCTGGTACCGGCGTGACGGCCGGCCGCGGCGAGAAGGGTGCGAAGTCGCGTTCGGGCTTCAAGCACAAGCGCGGGTTCGAAGGCGGCCAGATGCCGCTGCACCGCCGCGTGCCGAAGCGCGGCTTCTTCAACCTGTTCCGCGTGGAATACGTCGTGGTCAACCTCGACGACCTCGCGGCCCGTTTCGACGCGGGGACCGTGGTGACGCCCGACCTGCTGGTCGAGCGCGGGCTGATCAAGGACGCCGACCAGCTCGTGAAGGTGCTGGCACGAGGCGACATCGCGAAGGCGCTGACGGTTCGTGCGCACAAGTTCAGCGGCAAGGCGGCTGAGAAGATCGCAGCGGCGGGCGGTACGGCCGAACCGATCGTTCCGGCCGAGACCGCGCCCTCCGTCTAGCAACGCACCGAACGACCCGGGTAGCCGGGCCGAGAGCCAGGTTTATGGTTGAGAGCCTGAGGAACATCTTTGCGGTCCCCGACCTTCGCAAGCGTGTGCTGTTCACGCTGGCGCTGCTTG is a window from the Vicinamibacterales bacterium genome containing:
- the rpmD gene encoding 50S ribosomal protein L30, with the translated sequence MGEKTTAARKTLKVTQVRSTIGFNRKQGDVVRSLGLRRIRHTIEVADTPEVRGMLQKVRHLVEVV
- the rplO gene encoding 50S ribosomal protein L15, encoding MDLSNLKPPKGAKHSKKRIGRGQGSGTGVTAGRGEKGAKSRSGFKHKRGFEGGQMPLHRRVPKRGFFNLFRVEYVVVNLDDLAARFDAGTVVTPDLLVERGLIKDADQLVKVLARGDIAKALTVRAHKFSGKAAEKIAAAGGTAEPIVPAETAPSV